Proteins found in one Pelobates fuscus isolate aPelFus1 chromosome 10, aPelFus1.pri, whole genome shotgun sequence genomic segment:
- the LRRC23 gene encoding leucine-rich repeat-containing protein 23 yields the protein MSDAEDEVLEEEEQETEEPQSGANPDVTLDPDDNEEEEKEKEEEGAEEPEPEEEPPHVPITEEMLNEGLSLLCKTGNGLAHAFVKLEVKEKELTDISPVQSFIHLRYVDFSQNALRDISPLAALTHLLSLRLDQNQLLNVAGLGELPYLQIASLAQNRIQTLQGLALPRLESLNLIGNELRTVDSLDCSKLCSLHTLELRGNQLQSTAGLNLPNLRELYLAQNNIKSLEGLEYLVHLTSLHLRDNQLETLDGFSEKMQALQYLNIRGNLISNLLEIPKLQCLPMLRALVLRENPCDEEDGYRMEVLIALPNLQRLDKEFFEEEERMEAAETLKTRLEEKMEESMTE from the exons ATGTCTGATGCTGAGGATGAAGTGCTTGAGGAAGAGGAGCAGGAAACAGAGGAACCGCAGTCGGGGGCCAATCCAGATGTGACACTGGATCCTGACGACAATGAGGAGGAAGAAAAGGAGAAAGAGGAAGAGGGGGCAGAGGAGCCAGAACCAGAGGAGGAG CCCCCACACGTTCCCATCACAGAGGAAATGCTGAATGAAGGGTTGTCACTACTCTGTAAGACAGGAAATGGATTGGCTCATGCCTTCGTCAAACTGGAAGTTAAAGAAAA AGAACTGACTGACATCTCGCCTGTACAATCCTTTATTCACCTACGATATGTGGATTTTTCCCAGAATGCTCTACGGGACATCTCCCCCCTAGCGGCTCTTACTCACCTTTTAAGTCTGCGGTTGGATCAAAATCAACTTCTCAATGTGGCAGGGTTGGGAGAGCTTCCTTACCTGCAAATTGCCAGCCTGGCACAGAATCGCATTCAAACATTGCAAGGACTGGCACTGCCACGCCTGGAATCACTCAACTTAATAG GGAATGAGTTGCGTACTGTAGACAGCCTGGACTGCAGTAAGCTCTGCAGCTTACACACATTGGAACTGCGAGGGAATCAACTGCAGAGCACAGCTGGACTGAACCTACCCAACTTACGGGAGCTCTATCTG gctcaaaataatattaaaagttTGGAGGGTCTGGAGTATCTTGTACATCTAACCAGCCTCCACCTTCGAGACAACCAGCTTGAGACTCTGGATGGGTTCTCAGAGAAGATGCAGGCCTTACAGTACCTTAATATCCG GGGTAACTTGATTAGCAACCTGCTAGAGATCCCCAAGCTGCAGTGTCTCCCGATGCTGCGGGCACTCGTATTACGTGAGAATCCATGTGATGAAGAAGATGGCTATCGTATGGAGGTCCTCATTGCGCTGCCTAACCTGCAGCGGCTTGATAAGGAattctttgaggaggaggagaggatggAGGCAGCAGAAACATTGAAAACAAGACTGGAGGAGAAG ATGGAAGAATCAATGACAGAATAA
- the TPI1 gene encoding triosephosphate isomerase, producing the protein MSPSRKFFVGGNWKLNGDKKSLGDLITVLNNGKIHDDTEVVCGAPSIYLDFARQKLDGKFGVSAQNCYKVAKGAFTGEISPAMIKDVGATWVILGHSERRHVFGESDELIGQKVAHALSESIGVIACIGEKLDQREAGITEKVVFEQTKAIADNVKDWSKVVLAYEPVWAIGTGKTATPQQAQEVHIKLREWLKTNVSEDVAKTVRIIYGGSVTGGTCKELASQPDIDGFLVGGASLKPEFIDIINAKH; encoded by the exons ATGTCTCCAAGCAGGAAATTCTTCGTTGGGGGAAACTGGAAGCTGAATGGAGACAAGAAGAGCCTGGGGGACCTCATCACCGTCCTAAATAACGGCAAAATCCACGATGACACAG AGGTGGTCTGTGGCGCACCTTCCATCTACCTGGACTTTGCACGTCAGAAGCTTGATGGAAAATTTGGAGTTTCTGCGCAGAACTGTTACAAAGTCGCCAAAGGTGCTTTCACTGGAGAGATCAG CCCAGCTATGATTAAAGATGTTGGGGCCACCTGGGTGATTCTTGGGCACTCTGAGAGGCGGCATGTGTTTGGCGAGTCAGATGAG CTGATTGGCCAGAAAGTAGCACATGCACTGTCAGAGAGCATTGGCGTGATTGCCTGTATCGGGGAGAAGTTGGACCAACGTGAGGCTGGGATCACAGAGAAAGTGGTTTTTGAACAGACAAAAGCCATTGCAG ACAATGTGAAGGACTGGAGCAAGGTGGTTCTTGCATATGAGCCAGTCTGGGCCATTGGCACTGGCAAAACTGCCACCCCCCAGCAA GCCCAGGAGGTGCATATCAAGCTCCGCGAGTGGCTAAAAACCAATGTTTCCGAAGATGTTGCAAAAACTGTCAGAATCATCTATGGAG GTTCTGTCACTGGTGGCACTTGCAAAGAACTGGCATCACAGCCTGATATCGATGGCTTCCTGGTCGGAGGAGCTTCACTGAAACCAGAATTTATTGACATCATAAATGCCAAGCATTAA